The proteins below are encoded in one region of Clostridium estertheticum:
- a CDS encoding TetR/AcrR family transcriptional regulator — protein sequence MSRQKNMKKRNEILSIAFILFSKKEYNEVAMKDIADNAHISKSLLQYYFPQKKDIVAIMLTDLLQKSFEYIDYRFVNIKNIHLKLSVYTNLFFSAIFKQDHLKKFINNVIRNEDLLDLWINIVNDWLDVLDDTKLKNDIKDHYLIALTFSMSGGSKLLSKDNLEVSGKYIARIMIITFMNISDNSNSEIGQIIEQTEDLVTNTNIKDFEEYYQKRLIWYVNKEE from the coding sequence ATGAGTAGACAAAAAAATATGAAAAAGCGAAATGAAATTTTGAGTATTGCCTTTATACTGTTTTCTAAAAAAGAATATAATGAGGTAGCTATGAAGGATATAGCTGATAATGCTCATATAAGCAAATCTTTGTTGCAATATTATTTTCCACAAAAGAAGGATATTGTCGCAATTATGCTTACTGATTTGTTACAAAAATCATTTGAATACATTGATTATAGGTTTGTTAATATAAAAAATATTCATCTAAAACTTTCAGTTTATACAAATTTATTTTTTTCTGCCATTTTTAAACAAGACCATTTAAAAAAATTTATTAATAATGTAATAAGGAATGAAGACTTGCTTGATTTATGGATTAACATAGTTAATGATTGGCTAGATGTTTTAGATGACACAAAGTTGAAAAATGATATAAAAGATCATTATTTAATTGCACTAACTTTTTCTATGTCCGGAGGTAGCAAACTTCTATCCAAAGATAATTTGGAGGTTTCAGGAAAATATATTGCTCGAATTATGATAATCACTTTTATGAATATTTCAGATAATTCTAACAGTGAAATTGGACAAATTATTGAACAAACAGAGGATTTAGTTACGAATACGAATATAAAAGACTTCGAGGAGTATTATCAGAAAAGATTAATTTGGTATGTAAATAAAGAAGAATAA
- a CDS encoding DUF4363 family protein, with protein MKKFITYFIPIVTLTVFVLIMLGGNYLKKPHNPSEDVIAFVNLSIKHAKVENWDKLEQDIASIDIAWKKVIPRIQLSVERDEMYNISLNLASLRGSIASKDKSSTLIELNEMVENWDELTK; from the coding sequence ATGAAAAAATTTATAACTTACTTTATACCTATAGTTACTTTAACAGTTTTTGTATTAATAATGCTTGGGGGTAACTATTTAAAAAAGCCTCATAATCCTTCTGAAGATGTAATTGCTTTTGTAAATTTATCCATAAAACATGCAAAAGTTGAAAATTGGGATAAACTTGAACAAGATATCGCTAGTATTGATATTGCATGGAAAAAAGTTATACCCCGCATACAACTTAGTGTTGAAAGAGATGAAATGTATAATATAAGTTTAAACCTCGCTAGTCTCCGTGGATCTATAGCTAGTAAAGATAAATCTAGTACATTAATTGAATTAAATGAAATGGTTGAAAATTGGGATGAACTTACAAAATAA
- a CDS encoding DUF421 domain-containing protein: MNEGLMVLVRGVIGFFTLLIFTRVLGKQQVSQLTFFDYVVGITIGSTASTLTTDLTSRAWPHWVGLITWTVLCLILQLITIKSKTAEEFLDGQPTIIITNGKILEESMKKYRYTIGDLLAQLRDKGIFDVNDVAYAVLEKDGQLSILKKTESDPVTPKDLNIKTSTACIDYEVIYDGRIVQNNLIIINRNERWLMNKLKKQNITDVSEVFLAIYNQTSGLHVDLYNDHIKETKK, translated from the coding sequence ATGAATGAAGGTCTAATGGTTCTTGTAAGAGGAGTCATCGGCTTTTTTACGTTATTGATATTTACTCGTGTTCTCGGAAAACAACAAGTTAGTCAGCTAACTTTTTTTGATTATGTAGTTGGTATAACTATAGGTTCCACAGCCTCTACTTTAACTACAGATTTAACTAGTAGAGCTTGGCCTCACTGGGTAGGTTTAATTACATGGACTGTCTTATGCCTTATCCTTCAATTGATAACCATCAAATCAAAAACTGCTGAAGAATTTCTAGATGGTCAGCCTACCATTATTATAACAAATGGAAAAATACTAGAGGAGTCAATGAAAAAATACCGTTATACCATAGGTGACCTTCTAGCACAGTTAAGAGATAAAGGTATTTTTGACGTAAACGATGTTGCTTATGCAGTACTCGAGAAAGATGGTCAATTATCCATTTTAAAAAAGACTGAAAGTGATCCAGTTACACCAAAAGATCTAAATATTAAAACTTCTACTGCTTGTATTGATTATGAAGTTATATATGACGGCCGCATTGTACAAAACAACTTAATAATTATTAATAGGAATGAAAGATGGTTAATGAACAAACTAAAAAAACAGAATATTACTGATGTCTCTGAAGTATTTTTAGCTATATATAATCAAACAAGTGGTTTACATGTAGATCTTTATAACGATCATATAAAAGAGACAAAAAAATAA
- a CDS encoding ATP-binding protein: protein MNLKDTMLSVELVIETNEVPLVVGESGIGKTALAKTLSKNKGWSLVIIDGNLLKEGEIGGLPTVEDYRFKDISGKEVRSKNTVYAVHTKLQEIDKLINDGKEVFLFIDEINRCEHTVQQELMNLILNREINGYKLDKRVKILAAMNPSSKYGEDFDYQVVDMDAAQENRFVLLHMECDSKAWISWAIENNIDQKVIEFISTFPEYLLNNQKDEQIRATPRSYERVSKAYRIYKDNKDTIPKRIFLNIIKGNLGNRIANEFMSFTQEDNEPLISFDDVFTGDILSQEIIAKVKKETHTRLYLTSKNIIYTLDNKVILDSDIKRFIELLGIYPVDLGVGIMQDIKESSNNVYKLCLENEAFVEMYFKAYNQIKG, encoded by the coding sequence ATGAATTTAAAAGATACAATGTTAAGCGTAGAACTTGTTATAGAAACAAATGAAGTACCTTTAGTTGTAGGTGAGAGTGGTATTGGTAAAACAGCACTCGCGAAAACACTTTCAAAAAATAAAGGTTGGAGCCTGGTTATTATAGATGGCAACCTATTAAAAGAGGGAGAGATAGGTGGACTTCCAACAGTTGAGGATTATAGGTTTAAAGATATAAGTGGGAAGGAAGTTCGATCAAAAAACACTGTTTATGCGGTTCACACAAAACTACAAGAAATAGACAAATTGATAAATGATGGTAAAGAAGTGTTTTTATTTATTGATGAAATAAATCGTTGTGAGCACACAGTGCAACAGGAACTTATGAACCTAATATTAAATAGAGAGATAAATGGATATAAGTTAGACAAAAGAGTGAAAATATTAGCAGCAATGAATCCTTCTAGTAAATATGGTGAAGATTTCGATTATCAAGTAGTTGATATGGATGCAGCACAAGAAAATAGATTTGTTTTATTACATATGGAATGTGACTCAAAAGCTTGGATTTCATGGGCTATAGAAAACAACATAGATCAAAAAGTTATAGAATTTATATCTACATTCCCCGAATATCTACTAAATAATCAAAAGGATGAGCAAATAAGAGCGACACCTAGAAGTTACGAGAGGGTCTCTAAAGCTTATAGAATATACAAGGATAATAAAGATACTATTCCTAAAAGAATATTTCTTAATATAATAAAAGGAAATTTAGGTAATAGAATAGCGAATGAGTTTATGTCATTTACGCAGGAAGATAATGAGCCATTAATTTCTTTTGATGATGTGTTTACAGGTGATATATTATCACAAGAAATAATTGCTAAGGTTAAAAAAGAAACCCACACTAGATTATATTTAACATCAAAGAATATCATTTATACATTGGATAATAAAGTGATTCTAGACAGTGATATAAAGAGGTTTATAGAATTACTGGGTATTTATCCTGTGGATTTAGGCGTAGGAATTATGCAAGATATTAAAGAAAGTAGTAATAATGTTTATAAACTGTGTTTAGAAAATGAAGCCTTCGTTGAAATGTATTTTAAGGCCTATAATCAAATAAAAGGCTAG
- a CDS encoding VWA-like domain-containing protein: MGKKFEILKSELYDEISNVKSIKDMPSNFTQDFLKLITMVNFMLIEDKDNFYGYFLLQMSREIKYDISSPTAVNFKLSKYVIYFNPYIFLNLTAEQMKSSIKHEIYHILSFHLKRARGLKTKYSTLAINMAMDIVVNQYLDYLPPFSITIDSINSKYRLNLQQYMGMEYYAKEIQKALDLLEEDDESGVDDSKDKHIEKEYDASKTHDLWEESIEVDEETLENFTQKYAMLSEKGKVPLYLEGILKGLRNEKGEIPWNLYLKKIMGTLESDKKKTVARRSRRQPNRLDLRGELRGHTARITLAIDVSGSISDEEFKGAIKEVFNIVKTYKHEITLIECDTQIRQVYKVKSINSIRERCTSRGGTKFTPVFKYVNATDTNILIYFTDGKGETKLDVLPKGYKTLWVISGRGDKLSLKEPFGIIKKLKPVEIIEDTQERLDIMVDGFSMQSQEPIH; encoded by the coding sequence ATGGGAAAAAAATTTGAAATCCTTAAAAGTGAGCTCTATGATGAAATTTCTAATGTGAAAAGCATAAAGGATATGCCAAGCAATTTTACACAGGATTTCTTGAAACTCATTACAATGGTTAATTTTATGTTAATAGAGGATAAGGACAACTTTTATGGCTATTTTTTGCTTCAAATGTCTAGAGAGATAAAATATGATATAAGCTCTCCAACAGCTGTGAATTTTAAATTATCTAAGTATGTTATTTACTTTAATCCCTATATTTTTTTAAACCTTACAGCAGAGCAGATGAAAAGCAGTATAAAACATGAGATTTATCACATATTATCCTTTCATTTAAAACGTGCAAGAGGCCTTAAAACAAAATATAGCACCTTAGCTATTAATATGGCTATGGATATAGTGGTAAATCAATATTTAGATTATCTTCCACCATTTTCTATAACGATAGACAGTATAAATTCAAAGTATAGATTAAATCTTCAACAATATATGGGCATGGAATATTATGCAAAAGAAATTCAGAAAGCTTTGGATCTTTTAGAGGAAGATGATGAAAGTGGAGTGGATGACTCTAAGGATAAGCATATAGAAAAAGAATATGATGCTAGTAAAACTCATGACTTATGGGAAGAATCTATAGAAGTAGACGAAGAAACTCTAGAAAACTTTACGCAGAAATATGCGATGTTATCAGAAAAAGGCAAAGTACCTCTTTATTTGGAGGGGATTTTGAAGGGACTAAGGAACGAAAAAGGTGAGATTCCTTGGAATTTGTATTTGAAAAAGATTATGGGGACATTAGAAAGTGATAAAAAAAAGACTGTTGCAAGAAGAAGTAGGCGTCAACCTAACAGATTGGATCTGAGAGGAGAACTTAGGGGGCATACTGCTAGAATTACCTTGGCTATAGATGTAAGTGGTAGTATAAGTGATGAGGAGTTTAAGGGAGCAATAAAGGAAGTTTTTAATATAGTGAAAACTTATAAACATGAAATAACTTTGATAGAATGTGATACGCAAATACGGCAGGTATACAAGGTTAAATCTATTAATAGTATAAGAGAGCGATGTACTAGTCGTGGTGGTACGAAATTTACACCTGTGTTTAAGTATGTAAATGCTACAGATACTAATATACTAATATATTTTACAGATGGAAAAGGTGAAACAAAACTAGATGTATTACCAAAGGGTTATAAAACATTGTGGGTTATATCAGGACGTGGTGATAAACTATCATTAAAGGAACCTTTTGGAATAATAAAAAAACTAAAACCTGTAGAGATAATAGAGGATACACAGGAAAGGTTAGATATAATGGTTGATGGGTTTTCTATGCAAAGTCAAGAGCCAATACATTAG
- the truA gene encoding tRNA pseudouridine(38-40) synthase TruA, whose product MRNLKMILEFDGSRYKGWQKQPDNDLTVEGKIENALSKMVGETIEVTGCERTDIGVHAENYVANFHTDCDLSIEAIMDYLNGDLPDDIVVKSMDRASEKFNSGYNIKSITYVYKISNSELRDVFNRKYVYNSEGLLNLGEMRNTAEYLVGTHDFQYLATAPTNIKSTIRTINYINIIELEEGIIEIEINADDFLWNMVRIIVGSLLEVGKGNIKPIDIENLLIDTEASAYIPMAKSKGLALRGVEY is encoded by the coding sequence ATGAGAAATTTAAAAATGATATTAGAATTTGATGGAAGTAGATATAAGGGATGGCAGAAACAACCAGATAATGATTTAACAGTTGAAGGTAAAATTGAAAATGCTTTATCTAAAATGGTAGGGGAAACTATAGAGGTTACAGGTTGCGAGAGAACAGATATAGGTGTGCATGCCGAGAACTATGTGGCGAATTTTCATACCGACTGTGATTTAAGTATAGAAGCTATTATGGATTATCTTAATGGAGATTTACCAGATGATATAGTAGTGAAGTCTATGGATCGTGCAAGTGAAAAATTTAATTCAGGATATAATATAAAATCAATTACTTATGTGTATAAAATAAGTAATAGTGAATTAAGAGACGTGTTTAATAGAAAATATGTTTATAACTCTGAGGGACTACTTAATTTAGGAGAAATGAGAAATACAGCAGAATATTTAGTTGGTACTCATGACTTTCAGTATTTAGCCACAGCACCTACAAACATTAAGTCTACTATAAGAACTATTAATTATATTAATATAATAGAATTAGAAGAAGGTATTATTGAGATAGAAATTAATGCTGATGATTTTTTGTGGAATATGGTAAGAATTATCGTTGGTAGTCTTTTAGAAGTAGGTAAAGGAAATATAAAACCAATTGATATTGAAAATTTATTAATTGATACAGAAGCATCCGCATATATACCAATGGCTAAATCAAAAGGGTTAGCTTTAAGAGGCGTTGAATACTAA
- a CDS encoding MarR family winged helix-turn-helix transcriptional regulator produces the protein METLNESIEVARLFQEVMQLFKHSMSKVLCDTGMSAPQGMVLGLLSKKKKMKITELSNELCLSNSTVSGIIDRLEKQKMVVRERSEKDKRVVYVSIAPNFEDMHKTFHKQFEKNIADVMSKGNAQEIHKIFEGLDVLKKLLKDQEK, from the coding sequence GTGGAAACATTGAATGAAAGTATAGAAGTTGCAAGACTTTTTCAAGAGGTTATGCAGTTATTTAAACATAGCATGTCCAAAGTATTATGTGATACAGGTATGTCTGCACCTCAAGGTATGGTTTTAGGACTTTTAAGTAAAAAAAAGAAGATGAAGATAACTGAACTTAGTAATGAGCTTTGTCTATCAAATAGTACAGTATCTGGAATTATAGACAGGCTTGAGAAGCAGAAAATGGTAGTACGCGAAAGAAGTGAGAAGGACAAGAGAGTAGTTTATGTAAGTATAGCGCCAAATTTTGAAGACATGCATAAAACTTTCCATAAACAATTTGAAAAAAATATTGCAGACGTAATGAGTAAAGGAAATGCACAGGAGATTCATAAAATATTTGAGGGCTTAGACGTACTAAAAAAACTTCTAAAGGACCAAGAAAAATAA
- a CDS encoding ABC transporter ATP-binding protein produces MIKLFRFLKQYTIHIIAIVILIFIQVIANLYLPTLMADIIDKGIVQKNVVQNISFLGYSGAYKGIDYIMRIGAIMLIISAGGVICSIIAAFLSSKTSVGLGRIVRNKLFAKVEGFSLHEFDKVGTATLITRTTNDVTQVQTATVMIFSIMLFAPLTAIGGIVMALREDATLTWIFAVVIPLLGVIIGITLKFAMPLFKLMQVKIDKLNLVLRESLTGIRVVRAFNRINTEKARFDDANTDLMNNAVKVNKIMAFLLPIMMFIMNVTTVAIIWFGAKRIDTGGMEVGSLIAFIQYGMQILFGFLMLAMVFIMIPRAQASAIRINEVLDMEPEIIDSKNTKLADKQSGYVDFKDVTFSYPGADQPAISNITFSARPGETTAIIGGTGSGKSTLINLIPRFYDVTRGAILVDGVDVREMSQESLRSKIGFVPQNTVLFTGTIAENIKYGKDNATTQEIKHAATVAQATDFINGMKEGYDHPIAQGGTNVSGGQKQRLSIARALVRQPEIYIFDDSFSALDFKTDAKLRAALKKETSKSTVIIIAQRVATVMDADRIIVIDDGSIAGIGTHKELLTSCKIYHEIVSSQLSEEELS; encoded by the coding sequence TTGATTAAATTATTTAGATTTCTTAAACAATACACAATACACATAATTGCGATAGTTATATTAATTTTTATTCAGGTAATTGCGAATCTTTATTTGCCAACATTAATGGCAGATATAATAGATAAAGGTATAGTTCAAAAAAATGTAGTTCAAAATATTTCATTCCTAGGATATAGTGGAGCTTATAAAGGGATAGATTATATTATGAGAATAGGTGCTATTATGCTGATAATTTCAGCAGGTGGTGTTATATGTTCAATTATAGCTGCATTCCTATCGTCTAAAACTTCTGTTGGACTTGGTAGAATTGTTCGTAATAAATTATTTGCTAAAGTAGAAGGATTTTCGCTACACGAGTTTGATAAGGTTGGTACTGCAACACTTATAACAAGGACTACGAATGATGTTACTCAGGTTCAAACAGCAACTGTAATGATTTTTTCAATCATGCTTTTTGCACCTTTAACTGCCATAGGTGGTATTGTTATGGCTTTAAGAGAAGATGCAACTTTAACTTGGATTTTTGCAGTTGTAATTCCGCTTCTTGGAGTTATTATTGGAATAACTCTTAAATTCGCTATGCCGTTATTTAAATTAATGCAAGTTAAAATAGATAAATTAAATCTTGTATTACGTGAATCACTTACTGGTATTAGAGTTGTACGTGCATTCAATCGTATAAATACTGAAAAGGCTAGATTCGATGATGCTAACACTGATCTTATGAATAATGCTGTAAAAGTAAATAAGATCATGGCTTTTTTATTGCCAATAATGATGTTTATCATGAATGTTACAACAGTTGCTATTATTTGGTTTGGTGCTAAAAGAATAGATACTGGAGGCATGGAAGTTGGTTCATTAATAGCATTTATACAATATGGAATGCAAATTTTATTCGGATTCTTAATGCTTGCTATGGTATTTATAATGATACCAAGGGCGCAAGCATCTGCAATAAGAATTAATGAAGTATTAGATATGGAGCCAGAAATAATTGATTCAAAGAATACTAAATTAGCTGATAAACAAAGTGGATATGTTGACTTTAAGGATGTAACATTTAGTTACCCAGGTGCAGATCAACCAGCCATTAGTAATATAACATTTAGTGCAAGACCAGGTGAAACAACAGCTATTATTGGTGGTACCGGTTCTGGTAAGTCAACTCTTATAAATTTAATACCACGTTTCTATGATGTCACTAGGGGTGCAATATTAGTTGATGGGGTAGATGTTCGCGAAATGAGTCAGGAAAGCCTAAGATCTAAAATAGGTTTTGTTCCTCAAAATACTGTTCTCTTTACTGGGACTATTGCAGAAAATATTAAATATGGTAAAGATAATGCTACTACTCAGGAAATTAAGCATGCAGCCACAGTAGCACAAGCTACTGACTTTATCAATGGAATGAAAGAAGGGTATGATCATCCTATTGCCCAGGGAGGTACAAATGTTTCTGGTGGACAAAAACAACGTCTATCTATAGCACGTGCCTTAGTTAGACAACCTGAAATATATATATTTGATGATAGTTTTTCAGCACTTGATTTTAAAACTGATGCGAAACTACGAGCAGCACTTAAAAAAGAAACATCAAAATCTACTGTAATAATTATTGCACAAAGGGTTGCAACAGTTATGGATGCAGATAGAATTATAGTAATAGATGATGGCTCAATTGCAGGCATCGGAACTCACAAGGAACTTTTAACCAGTTGTAAGATATACCATGAAATTGTATCTTCGCAGCTTTCAGAGGAGGAATTATCATGA